Below is a window of 'Nostoc azollae' 0708 DNA.
AAACCTTTCCCCTATCCCGAAGTTAATGCGGCTATCGCCATCATCGCTCATACCGTAGTCTATACGAATTGGTCCTAATGGTGACTGTACACGCACACCTAGACCATAACCATAGCCAGTACCATTTTTGTTCAAAATTTCTGCTGTTCTGGTATTGCTTCCCAGGTCACTACCGTAATCAAAAAATAGAGCGCCACTGACTACAGAAAAGACAGGAAAACGATACTCAACAGATGCTTGTATATAGCTACGTCCAGTTGCTAATCTCCCTTCATCGTAACCCCGCACAGAATTACTACCACCAAGGGTAAAGGCTTCGTAGGGAGGTACATCACCAAGAATTGTACCCCCTTGGAGGTTAAATGCTAGGGTTTGTGCGCCTTTACCAAAGCCGATGAATTTTACTGGTAAATATTGGCTGTAGTTACCCCGTAGCCTAGTCAGTAAAATATTGCCTTGTCCCACGGGTACAGATTGGTCAACTCCGACGCGGAGGTAAGAACCATTGGTAGGTTGTAAGGGATTATTACGGCGATCACGTTGTGCGGCCAGTTGCAATAATAGCAAATCGTCTTCACCTGTACCTGATTGCGTCAGAGGAATTGTAGGGCTAATTTGATTGCCATTATCATCAAATATCGCCCCTTCTTTTCTCAGATTGCCATCAGCATCACGGCTAGAAACTCGTTGATACTGCAAACCTGCTGAAGCTGTCCATTCTGAATTTTGGTAAGGATTAGCAGCAAGAGGACGGGTAAAGGATACACCACCGCCTAAACGGGTAATTCGGGGGCGATCCTGGTCATCTTCATTAGTAATATCACTAGGGTCAAAGGTTTCTATAGCGTCATTTTTACCTTCGAAAATCAGAGAAATTGAACGACGACGGAAAATATTAGCTGTGTAGGAAGTACGGTAAGGATCACCAGCAATCCAAGGATCTGTAAACCGCAGGTCAAACAGCAATTCTCTTTCTCCTAACTGTACCTCAGCCCCCAGTTTCTGCGCTCTACCCCCCAGGTTTTGCTGTTGATAGCTAACAGTACCAAATAACCCAGTGGCAGAACTAATACCCGCACCAGCAGCGATTGAACCACTACTGCGTTCCGCCACATTGAGTACCACATCTACCTTACTTGGATCTGTACCAGGATCAAGGGACACACTTACATCTTCAAATAATCCTAAACCAAATATCCTTTGCAGGTCTTTCTGCACGATGTTGCGGTTAAATACCTGACCAGGCTTTAATTCGGATTCTCGCTTAATTACATAATCTTTTGTTCGTCCGCGAATGGGATTACCTTTGTCGTCTACTTCCTCACGCTGTTTGTTGCGGAAACGGACTTTGATATTTTCTACTACCCCTTCTGCTACTTGTAGGGTAACAACTCCATTCTCTGATACTTTAGGTGCTCCAATCACGTTGGCCAGCACATAACCTTGGTCTTGATACTTTTTGGTTAGTTCTTTAATTCCTTCTTGTAAATCTCGCAAATTCAAGATTTGTCCATACTGTTTACTGAAGATTTCATCTACAGTTTTGGCAGGTATGACTGAAGCTACACCAGTTCCCGGATTAGCTTCTACTTGTACTTTACTCAGAACCGGGTTAGGACTAACAACGAAACTTACCCTTACACCCAAGGGCGTATCTTCTGGCATGGCCTGCACGTTAGAGAAAAAGCCCGTGGCAAAGATAGCATTAATATCTTCTTGGAGTTGGGAGCGAGTAGTTGTTTGTCCTGCTTGGGTACGAATGGCTTGATAAACTTTATCTTCTAGTTCTTTTGCAATAGCACCAGTTAGAGATTTGACTGCTACTTCTGAAACTAATACAAGAGGTTCTGCTGTTGGTGTTGTTTCGGGATTAGTCGGGAAAGCTGGTTGTGCTGTGGGTGGTTCGACGTTTTCCTGTATATAATTTGTGTCAGCAGTTGCTTCTGATTCTTGCTCTTGTGCTGTTTTGGATGGGGTGGTGATATTGGGTATAATTGCTTGTGATGTCTCTATCCCTACTGAATTGGTAGATAATAGCGATGCTTTTAGGGTTTGTGCTGTGGGGATAATTACCGCTTTCCTTTCTCTGTTTGCTGAGTTAGGAGCTATTGCTTTTTTTAAAGCTTGTGCTGTTTTTGATGAGGTGCTGATATTTGGAGGAATTACTTCTGGTGTTGCTATTGTTGTTGAGTCAATGGTTAAGGCTGAAATAGGAGTTATGGAGGGAGTTATAGAGGATGGAGACTCGGGTTCTCTAACTTCTGTTTTCGTGACTATGACTGATTCTTGTTGTTGATCAAGATGATTCTGACTGCTTTTCTGTGGCAGATGTTGGTTTGTTCCTACCGTGGCAACTTCTGTTACTTGCTGAGTATAATCAGGAGTTTGTGCAGTTGCACTCAATGAACTATCAAAAGGGGTTGTGATCGCCACAACTGCCAGTAACATCGGAGATAAATGCATTTTATTCATATTCCTCTTCACTACCACACTTACCGCTTTGCGGAATTCAAATTAAAAATTAAAAATTCAAAGCTTTTGGCTTTCCAGCACTTTTAATACTCGTTGTAAAACCTCCTGGTAGGCATTCTCTATATTCCCTAAATCCCTGCGAAAACGGTCTTTATCCATTACTCGACGGTTAGGATCGTTTTCAGCCATTTCCCACAAACGACAGGTATCAGGACTAATTTCATCTGCTAGAAGCAACTGCTGTTGTGAGTCAAAACCAAATTCGAGTTTAAAGTCTACTAGGGTAATCCCACACTGTTGCCAAAAGTCCTTGAGAAACTCGTTGATTTGCAATGCCAGATCGGTAATGCCGTCAAATTGTTCCTCTGTAGCTAGTTTTAGCAATAGTAAGCGATCACGTGTTAGCAATGGATCTCCTAATTTGTCGTCTTTGTAATAAAACTCTACCAAAGGCTGTAGCAGAACTGTACCTAATGATAATCCTGTTTGTTGACACAGGCTCCCAGCCGCAATATTTCTGATAACTACTTCTAATGGCAAAATTTTAACTGCTCTGACCCGCATTTGATTAGGGGCTGGAGAATCAATAAAATGAGTCCTAATATTATGGGATTCTAACTGTTGAAACAATTTGCTGGAAAGGGTACAGTTTATGCTGCCTTTCCCCTGGATACTGCCACGCTTTTGTCCGTTAAATGCCGTTGCATCATCTTTAAAATCAGCCAGCAAAATGTCCGGATCGTCTGTGGTGTAAAGGATTTTTGCTTTGCCTTCGTAGAGTTTAGTTTGAACAAACATAATTGTAGATACAGTTGGAGAACAATTGATATTTATTTGGGGAAAGAAAAAACCTTTAACCCAAACCCAGTAAACTTTTCCCAAGTCCAGTTAGGTGTACAACACCAAGTACCAAGTAGTATTGAGAGGATCATGGTTTCAAGCTTAACTATTTTATAAGAAAATAGTTAAGCTTGAAACTCTTGAGGTTGGAGTCAGGAGTCAGGAGTTCAGACCAAAGAATTAATTCTTCACCCTGCACCCTGCACCCCACTTTCCATGTTTCCTATTCCCCTGTCTTTTCGGTGAAACTGGTAAACTCTGCACAAAATTTTCATGATTTTCGGTAACTTTTTGTAATTTTCGGTAAATAAAATTTTATAATATTGTAAAAAAGTATATATATTAATACTTTAATTACTTGTCTTTTAGTTGAAGTTAATTAAAACCCATTTTTGTAAATTAAGGAATAAAATGAAATAATTGAGAGAATGTGAGCAGTGTTGAAATCTTCCTCTAGGAGATTGTAATATTTATTTACATAATTTATATACCGGGTAAGTGTTCGTAAATAGCCTTGGCCAGTTTCCCATGCGCATAAACTTTCTTTGACAACTTTTTACTTAATAGCTTAAGTCTTGATTCATTAAGTCAAAGCTGATACTGACTAATCTCTGAATCACTTTGTCGTAATCATGCTTTAATCATTAGCATTCTCCTCGCTGAACACAATACAGATCAGAGTGGTTAGTGGTTATGCTACAAACAAGAAAATCAGGAGGAGAGTTAAATATATGGAGAAAAAAATGGTTAGTAAAGATGATTTTCTCTATCCTCGTGGTCGCTACTACGGTCATGTACAGCCTGAGAACTTGGTTTTTAATGCAAATTTACAGGAATTTGCCCAGAGAGTAAGTTACATCTGCAACCTAGAAACCAGTGGCAAACTTCCACCAGGGGAAGCTTACAAACAAATCAAAATGCTGTGGAAGCAGTTAAAACGCTCAAAAAAGCAACTGAGAATAGGTGAAGACCCCTTTCAAGACAAAGGTTCTGACTCAGAGAATGAGTGATTGGAGATTTGGGAGATGGGGAAGATGGGGAAGATGAAGGAGAACATTCTTTACCTACACCCTTACACCCTTACACCCTGCTACTTTGTTACTATTGTCCAGACACCATCCCAGGAAGTTGGTGGTGGTGTTTTTTGGTAATTGTAGGCACGTTCAAGGTGGGTATGTACGGCTTGGTCTGTAGGTCGAATTCGTTTGGCAATTTCAAAGCTGGCAATCGCTTGGGTGAAATTTCGTGATATATAAGCACCACGTCCAGCATCATAATGGTATAGAAATTCTTGGGTGTTGGCATCTAGGGGCATGGTGCGATCACCAATTAATTCATAAATATCTACAGCCTGATGTTTTCCTTTGACACGAATTCTATCTAGTTGACGCACCCAGACCCGAGTACCGCATAACTTATAAGTAAATTCACTTAAAATAATATCACATCCATATTCTTTTGTCACTCCTTCTAAGCGGGAACTTAAATTCACCCCATCGCCAATCACTGTATAATCCATGCGTTTCCGAGAACCAATATTTCCCGAAACCACTTCCCCTGAACTAATACCAATACCAAAATGGATTTGCGGCTGGGATTGAATAATTCGCTTCTCATTAAATTCTTCCAGTCTTTGGCGCATATCCAATGCTGATTGTATTGCTCGCCAAGCGTGATTTTCTGTTAATGGTAGTGGCGCACCAAATACCGCCATTAAAGCATCACCAATAAACTTATCTAAAGTTCCTTCATAGCAAAAAACTGATTCCACCATGGTTTCAAAATACTGATTGAGCAAGGATACCACCTCCGCTGCTCCCAGGTTTTCTGTGAGGTTAGTATAACCACGGATATCAGAAAATAAAATAGTGACTTCTTTACGTTCACCGACCATTAAACTATCATCTCCCAGCGCCATAACTTGCTCGGCTACGTGGGGTGTGAGATAACGATACATAGTGCTTTTGAGGCGTTTTTCTCTGCTGATATCTTCCAAGACCACTAAACCACCCCTCACTCCTCCTTCTGGGTTAGTTAAGGGATTGACAGTTAGATTGATGCTACGTTCTAATATTTTGACCACATGAGCATTAAGTAACTCAGATTGTGGGGTAAGGGGTTGATTCCAAGGTATAAAAATATTATGATTATTGCGATCGCGCACCGCCAAAATTAACTTCTGATTTTTCAATCCTGGATTTTGAGTTATATTGCTATCTAAGTCATACAATCCCACTTGTAAATTTTGCTCTGGGACATAATGCCTAGCTGCATACTTTAAACTATCTTCCAGACGTGGTTGCAAATTTTCAACTGGTACAACCTCCCAAACTGGACGACCCAGTAAATTTTGTTTCCACAACAGCTTATTGGTTTTACCATTAGCTAACTTCAAAGGACAACCAAGTAACTCTAGGGCTGCATCATTAATAGTAACTATTTGACCTTGCATATCTGTAGAAATTACAGCATCAGATAAACTCTGAAGAATATCTTTTTGATACTGTCTTTCTAACAAAACACTTTCAAATAAGCGAGCATTTTCCAAAGCTATTCCTGCTTGGATATTAAAAGCTCGCATAAACTCTTCATCTGAAGTCGTAAAACTGCCTTGTTGTTTATTTATTAACTGAGTGACACCAATCAACTCACCAGCAGAATTAAAAACTGGTAAACATAGAATATTACGAGTTATATATCCAGTTTTGTTATCTGTAGTTGGATCGAAGCGAGGATCTTGATAAGCATCGGGGATATTTAGTGCTTGACCTGTAGAAGCGACATAACCAGCAATACCACGATTAGAAGGAATGCGGACTTCTATCAATTTTGTATCATTAACAGTCGCTACTTTTGTCCAAAGTTCCCCCATTTCTTTGCGATACAAAAATAGTGTACTGCGGTCTGCTTGCATTAAAATCCTGGCTTGTTCCATGACTATCTGCAAAGTTGCTTCTAAATCCAAACTTTGTCCTAAAGTTTGGGTAGCACGCAACAAAGCCGTTGCACCCCGTTGATTTCGAGCCGCTACATAGAAAGATTGGCAACTTTCCAAAATAATACCAATAGAAGCAGCAAAGTCTCGAAAAGACTCTTCATCATCATGATCAAATGGAATATCACCAGCTTTATTTGCCAGTTGTACTACAGCTACAATTTGCTTTTTGCTACTCACAACCGGCATACATAAAAGATTGCGAATTTTATAGCCCATTTGTTTTTCCAACTCTGGACTAAAAAGAGGATGAGCAGCTGTTTCTGAAATATTGAGATATTTACCTGTGCTGGCTACTTGACCAGGAATACCTACATTTAAGGGAGTGCGAATTTCTAGGAATTTTTGGCTATTATCTTGGGGAACTTTTGACCATAGTTGAGCCTTATCATAGTCCACTAAAAAAATAGCTGTATGTTCTGCTTGGAGAATTTGACCAATCTTGAGTGTGATGGCTTCTAGCACTTTCTCGAGCATACTTTCTAGAGCTTCATTATTGATAAGATCAATAGCTCTGAGAAATTGCTGAAATTCAGCCGTGATAAAGTCAAGTAAGCAAACAAATTCATTAACCGAAAGGTCTTTAACGCGACTCAGTAGGGCGTGGGTGCGATTAACTTGTGTCAGTTCAGTTAATGTAGCCAAGACGCTGCCGGCGTTGGGAAGTGTCATAAAGTCAGTTATCAGTTATCAGTAGCAAACGGCAAAAGGCAAAATGCAAAAGGCAAAAGTTAATGAATCTTCTCCTGACTCCTGACTCCTGACTCCTGATTCCTGACTCCTATTACCTTTTGATAGTAATCTTGTAGTTGTCGTGTAGCAGCAGCCCATCCCCATTTTTCTGCTTCTGTATGGGCGTTTTTACGGATAATCGCTATTTCTTGTCTTTGTTTTAACAACTTGATAGTAACATCAATAGCCTCTTGAATATCAGCTTTTGGGTTAAAAAGATAACCATTTATACCATCTGTAACAATGTCAGGAATGCCACCTGAACGGGCTGCAACTACTGGACAACCTGCGGCCATTGCTTCTAGTAGCACTAAGCCTAATGTTTCTGTACGGGAAGGAAAAATAAAAGCATCCGCACTGGCAAAAGCTGAACCCAACTCTTTACCCATCAGATAACCAACAAAATGAGTATTTGTACCTGCAAAATGCCTTTCTAAATTTTGGCGGTTTGGTCCATCTCCTACTAATGCCAATCGTGCATCAGGAATGGCTTCTAAGATGGGTTTAATGCGTTCAACTTCTTTTTCGGCTGAAAGACGACCAACATACAGCAACAAGGGGCTTTTTGGATGATTTTGCGTGAGGTGTAATCGCATTTCCTCGCTGGCTAAATTAGGATGGAATAATTCTGTATCTACTCCCCGTTGCCACAAATCTAATCTTTCAATCCCATGTTCAGAGAGTTCTTCTATCATCGCTGTCGAGGTACACAAATTTAAGGCTGCTTGATTGTGTCCAGCTTTAAGCAATTCCCATAGTAATCCTTCTAGCATCCCCAAACCGTAATGTTGTAGATATTGAGGTAAATGGGTATGGTAAGAAGCGATCAAAGGAATTTTTAAGACTTTACTATGAAAAATACCCGATAATCCCAAAACGGCAGGATTGACAACATGAATAATATCCGGTTGAAACTCTTCTAAAGCATGACCAATGGCAGGACGAGGCAGAGCTAATTTTAACTCTGGATAAAGAGGTAAAGGAAAACCACTAACTCCGAAAACTTTCGCTCCTTTGTGTTCTGTAATTCCACCTTCCGGGGCAAATACTAAGACTTGATTTCCATCCCGTTGGAGATGATCAACAGTGTGACGTAGACGGGTAACAATCCCATCAACCTTGGGTAAAAAAGTTTCGGTGAATAGGGCAATTCTCATAAAAGACTAGAAAGCTCGAGGCAGAGGAGATGAGGGTTATGGGGGTGATACTTACCCTTGTGAGGATGGGGTCATGGGAGTGAATTAATTTATTCCCAATCCCTAGTCCCCAATCCCCAGTCACAAGTTATTTTCTATGCCAAGAGACTGTAGGCAGAATTTGGTTATTATCAACCCGCTTCTGATACTTGACAGCAAAGTTTAACAGTGAATCAAGTAAAGAATC
It encodes the following:
- a CDS encoding DUF7219 family protein, whose protein sequence is MEKKMVSKDDFLYPRGRYYGHVQPENLVFNANLQEFAQRVSYICNLETSGKLPPGEAYKQIKMLWKQLKRSKKQLRIGEDPFQDKGSDSENE
- a CDS encoding BamA/TamA family outer membrane protein; amino-acid sequence: MHLSPMLLAVVAITTPFDSSLSATAQTPDYTQQVTEVATVGTNQHLPQKSSQNHLDQQQESVIVTKTEVREPESPSSITPSITPISALTIDSTTIATPEVIPPNISTSSKTAQALKKAIAPNSANRERKAVIIPTAQTLKASLLSTNSVGIETSQAIIPNITTPSKTAQEQESEATADTNYIQENVEPPTAQPAFPTNPETTPTAEPLVLVSEVAVKSLTGAIAKELEDKVYQAIRTQAGQTTTRSQLQEDINAIFATGFFSNVQAMPEDTPLGVRVSFVVSPNPVLSKVQVEANPGTGVASVIPAKTVDEIFSKQYGQILNLRDLQEGIKELTKKYQDQGYVLANVIGAPKVSENGVVTLQVAEGVVENIKVRFRNKQREEVDDKGNPIRGRTKDYVIKRESELKPGQVFNRNIVQKDLQRIFGLGLFEDVSVSLDPGTDPSKVDVVLNVAERSSGSIAAGAGISSATGLFGTVSYQQQNLGGRAQKLGAEVQLGERELLFDLRFTDPWIAGDPYRTSYTANIFRRRSISLIFEGKNDAIETFDPSDITNEDDQDRPRITRLGGGVSFTRPLAANPYQNSEWTASAGLQYQRVSSRDADGNLRKEGAIFDDNGNQISPTIPLTQSGTGEDDLLLLQLAAQRDRRNNPLQPTNGSYLRVGVDQSVPVGQGNILLTRLRGNYSQYLPVKFIGFGKGAQTLAFNLQGGTILGDVPPYEAFTLGGSNSVRGYDEGRLATGRSYIQASVEYRFPVFSVVSGALFFDYGSDLGSNTRTAEILNKNGTGYGYGLGVRVQSPLGPIRIDYGMSDDGDSRINFGIGERF
- the purC gene encoding phosphoribosylaminoimidazolesuccinocarboxamide synthase, whose amino-acid sequence is MFVQTKLYEGKAKILYTTDDPDILLADFKDDATAFNGQKRGSIQGKGSINCTLSSKLFQQLESHNIRTHFIDSPAPNQMRVRAVKILPLEVVIRNIAAGSLCQQTGLSLGTVLLQPLVEFYYKDDKLGDPLLTRDRLLLLKLATEEQFDGITDLALQINEFLKDFWQQCGITLVDFKLEFGFDSQQQLLLADEISPDTCRLWEMAENDPNRRVMDKDRFRRDLGNIENAYQEVLQRVLKVLESQKL
- a CDS encoding glycosyltransferase family 4 protein → MRIALFTETFLPKVDGIVTRLRHTVDHLQRDGNQVLVFAPEGGITEHKGAKVFGVSGFPLPLYPELKLALPRPAIGHALEEFQPDIIHVVNPAVLGLSGIFHSKVLKIPLIASYHTHLPQYLQHYGLGMLEGLLWELLKAGHNQAALNLCTSTAMIEELSEHGIERLDLWQRGVDTELFHPNLASEEMRLHLTQNHPKSPLLLYVGRLSAEKEVERIKPILEAIPDARLALVGDGPNRQNLERHFAGTNTHFVGYLMGKELGSAFASADAFIFPSRTETLGLVLLEAMAAGCPVVAARSGGIPDIVTDGINGYLFNPKADIQEAIDVTIKLLKQRQEIAIIRKNAHTEAEKWGWAAATRQLQDYYQKVIGVRNQESGVRSQEKIH
- a CDS encoding adenylate/guanylate cyclase domain-containing protein; this translates as MTLPNAGSVLATLTELTQVNRTHALLSRVKDLSVNEFVCLLDFITAEFQQFLRAIDLINNEALESMLEKVLEAITLKIGQILQAEHTAIFLVDYDKAQLWSKVPQDNSQKFLEIRTPLNVGIPGQVASTGKYLNISETAAHPLFSPELEKQMGYKIRNLLCMPVVSSKKQIVAVVQLANKAGDIPFDHDDEESFRDFAASIGIILESCQSFYVAARNQRGATALLRATQTLGQSLDLEATLQIVMEQARILMQADRSTLFLYRKEMGELWTKVATVNDTKLIEVRIPSNRGIAGYVASTGQALNIPDAYQDPRFDPTTDNKTGYITRNILCLPVFNSAGELIGVTQLINKQQGSFTTSDEEFMRAFNIQAGIALENARLFESVLLERQYQKDILQSLSDAVISTDMQGQIVTINDAALELLGCPLKLANGKTNKLLWKQNLLGRPVWEVVPVENLQPRLEDSLKYAARHYVPEQNLQVGLYDLDSNITQNPGLKNQKLILAVRDRNNHNIFIPWNQPLTPQSELLNAHVVKILERSINLTVNPLTNPEGGVRGGLVVLEDISREKRLKSTMYRYLTPHVAEQVMALGDDSLMVGERKEVTILFSDIRGYTNLTENLGAAEVVSLLNQYFETMVESVFCYEGTLDKFIGDALMAVFGAPLPLTENHAWRAIQSALDMRQRLEEFNEKRIIQSQPQIHFGIGISSGEVVSGNIGSRKRMDYTVIGDGVNLSSRLEGVTKEYGCDIILSEFTYKLCGTRVWVRQLDRIRVKGKHQAVDIYELIGDRTMPLDANTQEFLYHYDAGRGAYISRNFTQAIASFEIAKRIRPTDQAVHTHLERAYNYQKTPPPTSWDGVWTIVTK